In Zerene cesonia ecotype Mississippi chromosome 12, Zerene_cesonia_1.1, whole genome shotgun sequence, the genomic stretch agtgtaatgtttactattttcttataaactgGTATCCAGTTTGTAGACAAAGTATTTGGCTTACTTTGCACGTGAGGTCGACATTTAACTTTGGCTGTGGTTCCTGTTGTTTCTTCTGGAAACTTGAACCATAAAGTAACAATTTCTCTAGCTGCTGGCGAAATTGTACTGGTCGATGGTCCTGCTTCTGCAGAATTGTCATCTACATTTGACTGCTGACGTTTGATATGTCGCAAGACACCAATAGCTCCATTTACTAACTCATCAGCGACATCTTGGTTAGAAGTTATCATGTAGGGATATCCTTCTGTGAATGGCAGCAGGTACGGTAATCCATCGGTTTCTGCTACTGTCATCTTGTTTAGTTTACCTTGGTATTGTCTCTTCTCTAGTTCACTTAAATAACCAAGCATAATATCATGTGCGAGACAGTTGTATGCATTTAGAATTGCGCTTCGGTTATACGAATCCACTTCATTGTTACTATAATACAGCCTGACAGCATCAGGCACGTTTTCCTTGCACCAAGCCCGAGTTTAATGTCTTGACTCAATAAGGGAGATATTATCGTTGCTTATTTGAAGTCCATCGCCGATTTTTTTAGAATCATTGAAAACCGCTCATCGGTTTGTCGCACAACACGAACCAGTGGGAATCAATACTGTGCCAAAGAATCGGACCTCCTAATTGGTTGATCGGTATAGTATAACATGGCGTTGCTGTACAGGTGAAAGCTGTCTGAAATTTCCACATAATATAACGTGAATGTCTCCGAAAGGTCTGTCGTATATGCCAGTAATCTGCTGCAATCGGTAGTTAACTTGTTGAAGAATATCTGAACTTAACATGCTAATCTCGTCCATGAAAACAGCTTTGACGCCTACAAACATGTTTCTATAAACTTGCAAATTTTCTGTGGATAAGAGTTTCGTCACGCGAGAAGTTGTGAGACGAAACGCTGAATGGACTGTAGTGTCACCAAGAGGTACAGCggctttatttgtttttgcacAGGCAATGTAGGCGTTGTTCATTGAGTTGTGTTGTGTGTTCGCTGATATCTCGACAGCGTTAAGCAGCTTGATGCTTAAAGGTCTGGTCTGTGTAGTCCCGTTCGGAATGCTCTTGTATCATCGTAGTAAGCTCACGACGTAGATTGCCCATTCCACGAGCTGATTCATTTACATACTCCACAAAATACTCTGCACAGCTGCACAGAGTATTCAGATGAATACAGCTGTATTCATCCAAGATAAATTGGATGCTATAAACAATTGACACCACATTCACTTTTTACTTGATACTCGACCAAAACATGTAAATGTACTATAGTATATCAGCTGTCCACGCAGACGCATCGCTGACTCAAGTAGGAGAGAGTCGGATGTCGAAGGCCGATTGTGCCTCTTTGTCGCTCGTTCCGCGCTCTCGCTTGCACTTCAAGCCTTACATGGAACGCCTCAGAGTGAGGTAACGCCGCTTGGTTATTTCGTGCGTGCAGCCGGCTTAATCGAATtgtaagacgttgtcacgtcaaaaaatcATCATACCTTCAAAGTTCGGGTCAGATATTTACTGAAAAGCACTGGTTtgatattataacttatttttcaCAGGTAGTCAAGAAGATTCCGGACTGTAATCACAAAGTAAAGGTGCCATGCAATAAGTTCCTTGATTCCAGCATGTGCAAAGCAGAATGCCAACGCGTAATGTCGTGCGGGCACCCGTGCCAAAGTCTCTGCGGCGAGCCCTGTGACCCAGAAAATTGCAACCATTTGATGAATTATGCAGACTATTCTCCTTGTGGTCATAAAATAGCTCTGCCGTGTAAGATTTACCAGGCAATACGCTCTGGCGgtaagtgtaataaaaatatgcattgtaattaaaactaatacgTTAGAGCGAAGCGTGTTCTAATAAAGAATAGTAGccaaaattaaataccttAGAATTGTCAACCAGATATTTGTAATTGCAGATAAAGTTGATTTGCGTGTCTTGCTGAAGCACTGTAAAGCGGCGTGCAAGGCGCGGCTCGAGTGCGGGCACGAGTGCGCGGGCACGTGCGCGGCATGCTGGCAAGGCCGCCTGCACGCACCCTGCCAGCAGCGCTGCGACAAGCTCAGCATCTGCGGACACGTGTACGGGACGCACACTACTCACTGCTGCACACGAGCACGTGCGCGGCGTGCTGGCAGGGCTGCCCGCACGCGCCCTGCCAGCAGCGCTGCGACAAGCTCAGCATCTGCGGACACGTGTACGGGACGCACACTACTCACTGCTGCACACGAGCACGTGCGCGGCGTGCTGGCAGGGCTGCCCGCACGCGCCCTGCCAGCAGCGCTGCGACAAGCTCAGCATCTGCGGACACGTGTACGGGACGCACACTACTCACTGCTGCACACGAGCACGTGCGCGGCGTGCTGGCAGGGCTGCCCGCACGCGCCCTGCCAGCAGCGCTGCGACAAGCTCAGCACggaacatataaataataataaatcctatcctacttcctactacttcctatattataaatgcgaaagtttgtgtgtgtgtttgttactctttcacgtaaaaactactgaactgattggaatgaaatttagtgcgtagacagctgggcaactggcaacttttatcccgatattcctacgggatacggactgtAGTTCATCGGACTGCATGTCAAGCTTTCTATACttactgtaatattatttaaagcactgacttcaatattatatcacctgcaaaatgctttataaaattaattgaaaataacattCCATTTGTATAattcctttttaaatatagtaactTTTTTACACTAGATGCAAGGAGCCGTGTAATGAAATATGTCCACCATGCGAGAAACTCTGTGAAGTGCGATGTAAACATTCGAATTGTAATAACAAGTGTGGAATGCCGTGTACGCCATGTAAGGTATGCGgtactttttaattgtatccTTGATAATCACGtaagatttttgtatgtgtCCATCAACGATTAAATGATGCCCATTTGTTCTCTGTGACTGAGTTGTTACTAATTAATCGAGGAGGTAATATGCACTCGGGAATAAACTGTTCTTGGGTAAACCCTAGAGGAGAAACTAAAATGGGGAGACCGTGTTAATACCGCAACAGCTAAGCTCAGTGTAgctgtgataaaaaaaacgcTGTACGCTCAAAAAATTAGACATCCCACCGATCTCTTACAGCTAGCAGCtagattgtttttttagcTACTTTCTTAGTATGATATCCTATTGAATTCTATTGTGCGCATGGCAGCAGCTATGATATCTTCATACCTGTTGCCACACCtgcttacaaattaataaataatcgtttttaaactgaaaaaaCAAGTGTTGTgttgaaaacttttaaaatagaaactaagttttaatgtttaataagttAACTAAAGGGTAAGGGATAACGCCGActtacccttctcagtccattcctttattcctcacGCCAATCCTCTCTTTATCCCTTTCCATTTAAAGTCGGTAATTCATTTGTAGAACAaatgctcatgggcggtggaaGCGCTTACCACCAGATGACGTAAAAAATGCGATTCtaaaatctgtttaattatacaaaaagtttGAATATATAAGTTGAATGGAACTGATTTGTTTTTTCGTGCGCCAAGAATAAAGTATCACCATAGATAACACAATACTATACGTATTACGTAAACCAACGTGTTAATATCAAAAGTGAATGGATACAGAGCTTAGTTTTACCGCTCcttattaaaagttttcacttatttgaaacataagaatttgaatatttatattgtgtatcACTTCataagaattttgtttttttttcaggaaAAATGTGACCGTAAATGTGAACATGGTGAATGTACAAAATTATGCGGGCAAGTCTGCTCAATACCCCCCTGCTCCGAGCCTTGTCCGAAATTGATGGAATGCGGCCACCCTTGCCGCGGCCTCTGTAACAACCCTTGTCCCAATGTGTGTAACATTTGCAAACCCGACTCATTTCCCAAAAATCTAATTGGAGACGAATATGAAGATGATGTAAGGTAcgtttttctatttctttttttgtatggTGGGCCACAGCTGGTTggaaataagtaaaaacaCCAGTTCCTAAAAATCAAGGCATTGCTAACAGGTTTAggaacaaattataatgttttttaattttttttatttggaaatggTTAGTGGTTATAGTGTTCGTTATCCAGAAttcttgtaaaattttcacaattttttaggCATCCATCAACGTATTCACATAATTATTGTCTANNNNNNNNNNNNNNNNNNNNNNNNNNNNNNNNNNNNNNNNNNNNNNNNNNNNNNNNNNNNNNNNNNNNNNNNNNNNNNNNNNNNNNNNNNNNNNNNNNNNNNNNNNNNNNNNNNNNNNNNNNNNNNNNNNNNNNNNNNNNNNNNNNNNNNNNNNNNNNNNNNNNNNNNNNNNNNNNNNNNNNNNNNNNNNNNNNNNNNNNNNNNNNNNNNNNNNNNNNNNNNNNNNNNNNNNNNNNNNNNNNNNNNNNNNNNNNNNNNNNNNNNNNNNNNNNNNNNNNNNNNNNNNNNNNNNNNNNNNNNNNNNNNNNNNNNNNNNNNNNNNNNNNNNNNNNNNNNNNNNNNNNNNNNNNNNNNNNNNNNNNNNNNNNNNNNNNNNNNNNNNNNNNNNNNNNNNNNNNNNNNNNNNNNNNNNNNNNNNNNNNNNNNNNNNNNNNNNNNNNNNNNNNNNNNNNNNNNNNNNNNNNNNNNNNNNNNNNNNNNNNNNNNNNNNNNNNNNNNNNNNNNNNNNNNNNNNNNNNNNNNNNNNNNNNNNNNNNNNNNNNNNNNNNNNNNNNNNNNNNNNNNNNNNNNNNNNNNNNNNNNNNNNNNNNNNNNNNNNNNNNNNNNNNNNNNNNNNNNNNNNNNNNNNNNNNNNNNNNNNNNNNNNNNNNNNNNNNNNNNNNNNNNNNNNNNNNNNNNNNNNNNNNNNNNNNNNNNNNNNNNNNNNNNNNNNNNNNNNNNNNNNNNNNNNNNNNNNNNNNNNNNNNNNNNNNNNNNNNNNNNNNNNNNNNNNNNNNNNNNNNNNNNNNNNNNNNNNNNNNNNNNNNNNNNNNNNNNNNNNNNNNNNNNNNNNNNNNNNNNNNNNNNNNNNNNNNNNNNNNNNNNNNNNNNNNNNNNNNNNNNNNNNNNNNNNNNNNNNNNNNNNNNNNNNNNNNNNNNNNNNNNNNNNNNNNNNNNNNNNNNNNNNNNNNNNNNNNNNNNNNNNNNNNNNNNNNNNNNNNNNNNNNNNNNNNNNNNNNNNATATGCGACGAAATAAATGAGGGATAATCCGCGGGCTCACGTTAAACAAATTagatgtattaataaaaacatatatttttacataataccgATAAAAACTCTCGTAAACTGATACGatagatttaacaatatattgtgCAGATAACCATTTGTGATgagaaaatgaataaaattattatgattacaaCGATAGCGCAAACATTTAGTAATTATAGACGTTTTAAACGTATTTGAAATGATATATTCTTTGTATAATTCGAACGTTTCGAACTCTTTACAACAAGTATTGTTAGATAATTggctaatataaaaaaaaattaagtgagtgaaaaatatttaattcctaAATGTACCCTCTTAAAATGAATCACAAGAAGAAGATACGTGCTAACTCATACGCTTAaatctgtaaatatataatagacgttaatatacaacaattaaaaatgtacagaTCCACCTCCACTcttcaaacaattaaatttatctaatgGCGTTTTCACTTCAACATTGAATTTGCTTCAACTTCAACTTGCCGTACGCCGTAACCGTTGGGCTTAAGACCAACAAACACCCTTCGAAAAGCCAAGTCAAACAAATATGTAAGGCTCTTTGACCGATTTGCAACAAATATATCGAAGTACACAatgatattcatctgtttcactgatggattttctttatggacaagtaggtgatcagccatCTATGTCTTGCCATACGagaatcatttttttttgtgcgtcacATCACGCGTACtgcaccaaggaggcggtaaaatttgttatttactccccattgaataaaatagaaacaattgCCCAAACAGATCAGACTTAGTGGCAcagtatgtaaaaaaatctcactatcacaataatattatcaatgtgaaagttttcttgtttggatgtttgtccatccATCGcgttgaaactactgaactttgatgaaatttgctatacagacagggtatgagttgACTAGGGTgacaggatactttttatcccgattaaatgctcccttggtgTAAAACAGAAATCTTAATAtgcgggcggagccgggacaagcgtctagtattatataagaatgCTCTTACCTCATGACCACAACTCGGCAAGGTTACAGTGACTATCTTGTGACAAAGAACTTTATCTGTGTTTGGGTTGATGTGACACGGAACTGTATTGGTATGTCCGCAAggaaatgttttttctatttcaacaTTACAAGGTTTACATTCTTGTGTACACCGTAGAGGGCACACATGTTGTAAATCACACAATATtctaaaacaataatgtaGATATCAGTAAATTTTTTTCGAAATAAGCGAACTgcttatttattgaaacatgCATGAATGCTAACACAGGTTTGGAATTAAATAacccttttattttatatctgtatGGCATTAATGAATAACGAACAACCCTGAAAAACTGATGTACACCATTGTGAAACCCAGACATTACTTTTCCATATTCTAAAGtttgttaacaaataattgtcTGATAATGGTTAAGTTCAAGTCTCCCTTATCTGGTTCCGTTATAGCCACAGGTTTAGccaatgtaaaaattataaatatccaCAGCTAAAGCGATTCTTTAAcgaaacaacaaaaattttaaatagatgacGTATTACCTTTCACAGTTTTCAGTACACTGAATTTGTTCATGATTTCGGTCGTACGCATGACATATTAACTTACAAGCGTGCGAACAAGGAAGATTCGAATTACACTTCAGCATACAACCCCCTTCTGGTACTTTTTCAAAATCTGTATGGGACTCGATCTATAAAAggaattgttatattttatttaaaccctTCAACAAGCACACTTtagtttctaaaataattaattattaattaagtataatgttaaaaaatatattggaaaattatataattattaaaaaaaaaactgatccGCCATCAAGTTGTGagaactagactaaatttaaatgagaaaaaaaaaacaaaacaaaacaaaactacgaaataaattttaacatttctgTTTGAACACtttcttttcaaaaatttattctttctGAAATTCAAATCATGAAATTTTAGTtccttatttttacattttacacaaATTTAAGCCTTTTTATTATGACTCGATATCGAAAAAAAACCTGATATTCAATCGAAAAATTTCAACGTATTTTCACGTAATTGTGTGCCGTCATGATAGGTAAGTTCTATGAAAAACCAATTTTGTTCTATGAAAAACACGATTTGCGGAATTTCCCCGCTGGTCATTCTACTTCTAGAAGTCGCGGATTTAAAATCAGACATGGGAAAAACCtcaaaaatatctaataaatatttgactgTGCTGTTGAAATCCGCAACGGTTTAGCCGCAGTGCCGTCtaggttttataataaactagctgcgccccgcggtttcacccgcgcaagtccgtatcccgtaggaatatcggcttaaaagttgcctttatattattccagtgtttcagttatctacgtaccaaatttcattgcaatcggttcagtagtttttgcgtgaaagagcaacaaacgcacaaacatcctcacaaactttcgcatttataatattagtaggatagtaggatagaattaatcaataattcaCCTGTTTATTAGGTTACTAGCTATCAATATGATCTTGCTAGCTTGCAATTATCTATctgtactaaatatatatattagagagACTT encodes the following:
- the LOC119830852 gene encoding NFX1-type zinc finger-containing protein 1-like isoform X1, with product MAMEFVACPEACKARLACGHACTRTCHVKSDPDHEMYTCEKPCRKLKKDCSFTAEENNEDHLCKKKCYETCDVCKVEVMKKRQNCIHSQKVPCHVDVNTILCRKNCARLLPCNHHCKKKCHEPCGDCVMLVVKKIPDCNHKVKVPCNKFLDSSMCKAECQRVMSCGHPCQSLCGEPCDPENCNHLMNYADYSPCGHKIALPCKIYQAIRSGDKVDLRVLLKHCKAACKARLECGHECAGTCAACWQGRLHAPCQQRCDKLSICGHVCKEPCNEICPPCEKLCEVRCKHSNCNNKCGMPCTPCKEKCDRKCEHGECTKLCGQVCSIPPCSEPCPKLMECGHPCRGLCNNPCPNVCNICKPDSFPKNLIGDEYEDDVRYVFLFLFLYGGPQLVGNK
- the LOC119830852 gene encoding NFX1-type zinc finger-containing protein 1-like isoform X2, with the translated sequence MAMEFVACPEACKARLACGHACTRTCHVKSDPDHEMYTCEKPCRKLKKDCSFTAEENNEDHLCKKKCYETCDVCKVEVMKKRQNCIHSQKVPCHVDVNTILCRKNCARLLPCNHHCKKKCHEPCGDCVMLVVKKIPDCNHKVKVPCNKFLDSSMCKAECQRVMSCGHPCQSLCGEPCDPENCNHLMNYADYSPCGHKIALPCKIYQAIRSGDKVDLRVLLKHCKAACKARLECGHECAGTCAACWQGRLHAPCQQRCDKLSICGHVYGTHTTHCCTRARARRAGRAARTRPASSAATSSASADTCTGRTLLTAAHEHVRGVLAGLPARALPAALRQAQHLRTRMQGAV